A genomic segment from Campylobacter sp. MG1 encodes:
- a CDS encoding capsular biosynthesis protein, with product MKESMNINSLISKFNNENILFLQGPLGPFFKRFSKYLNKNNKIYKINFTAGDFIFYPSKYNYKGSLNNLKSYLDNFYKLNKITCIILFGDTRPIHEIAINLAKKLNIKIYVFEEGYLRPNYITCEMTGVNANSLMSKNKNDYKKLNTYKENSKLFKSSFKIMAFYALMYYTFSIIFQVFYNNKNYHRPLNIMELFRWFRHFYRKAKYLILEKNVDNLAKKYSKKYFLAVLQVHNDSQIKKHFKDKGMKKFIVKTIKSFAKNRANNNVLIFKHHPLDIAYTDYSNIINELTKRLGISDKVFYIHRGNIPNLLKNAKGCICINSTVGMQALYHNCPTIVLGNTIYNIDSLVYKNNLDSFWQNAHNFVSDYDLYLKFQGYLLKNNQYNANFYLNFK from the coding sequence GTGAAAGAAAGTATGAATATAAATAGTTTAATAAGTAAATTTAATAATGAAAATATTTTATTTTTACAAGGACCTTTAGGGCCTTTTTTTAAGCGTTTTAGCAAATACCTTAATAAAAACAATAAAATATACAAAATTAATTTTACGGCGGGTGATTTTATATTTTATCCATCAAAATATAATTACAAAGGAAGTTTAAACAATCTTAAATCATACTTAGATAATTTTTATAAACTCAATAAAATCACTTGCATTATATTATTCGGCGATACTAGGCCAATTCATGAAATAGCAATTAATTTAGCTAAAAAATTAAATATAAAAATATATGTATTTGAAGAAGGATATTTAAGGCCAAATTATATTACTTGCGAAATGACTGGCGTTAATGCAAACTCACTTATGAGTAAAAATAAAAATGATTATAAAAAACTAAATACTTATAAAGAAAACTCAAAACTATTTAAGTCAAGTTTTAAAATAATGGCTTTTTATGCTTTAATGTATTATACATTTAGTATTATATTTCAAGTATTTTATAATAACAAAAACTATCATAGACCACTAAATATAATGGAGCTTTTTAGATGGTTTAGACATTTTTATAGAAAAGCTAAATATTTAATTTTAGAAAAAAATGTAGATAATTTAGCTAAAAAATATTCCAAAAAATACTTTTTAGCAGTTCTTCAAGTGCATAACGATAGTCAAATAAAAAAGCATTTTAAAGACAAAGGTATGAAAAAATTCATAGTAAAAACCATAAAATCATTTGCTAAAAATAGAGCGAATAATAATGTTTTGATATTTAAACACCACCCATTAGATATTGCATATACTGATTATTCAAATATTATAAATGAACTTACCAAAAGACTTGGTATAAGTGATAAGGTGTTTTATATTCATCGTGGAAATATCCCAAATCTTTTAAAAAATGCTAAAGGCTGTATTTGTATAAATAGCACTGTGGGAATGCAAGCACTTTATCATAATTGCCCTACTATAGTATTGGGTAATACAATCTATAATATAGATAGTTTAGTCTATAAAAATAACCTTGATAGCTTTTGGCAAAATGCTCATAATTTCGTAAGCGATTATGATTTATATTTGAAATTTCAAGGGTATTTATTAAAAAACAATCAATATAATGCAAATTTTTACTTAAATTTCAAATAA
- a CDS encoding phosphomannomutase/phosphoglucomutase — protein MKHIFREYDIRGIFGTEISPSFTKALGFVIGKIMLSKNAKSVSVGYDARLSNKILNNALIYGLNRAGIKVYSLGLVPTPLGYFSNYAYEIDANIMITASHNPKEYNGFKITINKESFFAKELSDIYTEVANHIKDFDNKIENAEYEELDIKTKYIEFLQKEFAHLKNANINLAIDTASGAACEVVANILDILNIKYAHYFSEFDGEFKSHEPDPTEEENLFAIKNELNFSNFSHHCPTPLYKNNYVKNTATLGFGFDGDADRIVCVLKDKIIKGDELCYLFANNIKNPKILCEVKCSKVIFDKINELGTCSMCKTGHSNIKKAIKELNVDLAAELSGHVFFNDKYYGYDDAIYSMLRIIELYLKNPNFIDILNNLPKAYSSNEIKIKVNESDKFNIINTYKEKIKSLNLNAKLIEIDGVRLEFENGFSLLRASNTSPYLVARFESISEDKLKEINDFTFKLLDEIIKN, from the coding sequence ATGAAACACATATTTAGAGAATACGATATTAGGGGGATTTTTGGGACTGAGATTAGTCCTAGTTTTACTAAGGCCTTAGGTTTTGTAATAGGTAAAATTATGCTTAGTAAAAATGCAAAAAGTGTAAGCGTAGGCTATGATGCAAGACTTAGTAATAAAATCTTAAATAATGCTTTAATTTATGGGCTAAATCGTGCAGGAATTAAGGTTTATTCACTTGGACTTGTTCCTACTCCACTTGGGTATTTTAGCAATTACGCTTATGAAATTGATGCAAATATTATGATAACAGCATCACATAACCCTAAAGAATACAATGGCTTTAAAATCACTATAAATAAAGAAAGTTTTTTTGCAAAAGAGCTTAGTGATATTTATACTGAAGTTGCAAATCACATAAAAGATTTTGATAATAAGATTGAAAATGCCGAATATGAAGAATTAGATATTAAAACAAAATATATTGAGTTTTTACAAAAAGAATTTGCTCATCTTAAAAACGCCAATATAAATCTAGCAATTGATACGGCTAGTGGTGCAGCCTGTGAAGTTGTAGCAAACATTTTAGATATTTTAAATATTAAATACGCTCACTATTTTAGTGAATTTGATGGTGAATTTAAATCTCACGAGCCAGACCCAACAGAAGAAGAAAATCTATTTGCTATTAAAAATGAGCTTAATTTTAGCAATTTTTCTCATCATTGCCCTACTCCACTTTATAAAAATAACTATGTTAAAAATACTGCGACACTTGGCTTTGGTTTTGATGGAGATGCTGATAGAATTGTATGTGTTTTAAAAGATAAAATCATTAAAGGTGATGAGCTTTGCTATCTATTTGCAAATAATATTAAAAATCCTAAAATCCTTTGTGAAGTTAAATGCTCAAAAGTGATTTTTGATAAAATTAACGAGCTAGGAACTTGCTCAATGTGTAAAACAGGTCATTCAAATATCAAAAAAGCCATAAAAGAATTAAATGTAGATTTAGCAGCAGAACTTAGCGGACATGTATTTTTTAATGACAAATATTATGGATACGATGATGCGATTTATTCTATGCTAAGAATTATTGAGCTATATTTAAAAAATCCTAATTTTATTGATATTTTAAACAACTTACCTAAAGCATATTCAAGTAATGAAATAAAAATAAAAGTAAATGAAAGTGATAAATTTAATATAATAAATACTTATAAAGAAAAAATAAAATCTCTTAATCTAAATGCTAAGCTAATTGAAATTGATGGAGTGAGATTAGAATTTGAAAATGGATTTTCACTACTTCGCGCAAGTAATACTAGCCCTTATTTAGTAGCTAGATTTGAAAGCATTAGTGAAGATAAATTAAAAGAAATCAACGATTTTACCTTTAAACTTTTAGATGAAATAATTAAAAATTAA